Genomic DNA from Perca flavescens isolate YP-PL-M2 chromosome 23, PFLA_1.0, whole genome shotgun sequence:
ACATTACAGCACCACGGGACACTTAATTATGCCACAGGTAAATGTGTGTCCCCTTCGACCTGTTGTTCTTCTTAGCGGAGGCTTAATGCATTCACAGAGCATCGGTGAATTTTAAAAGGAAGAATGTGAGACTTTAAAGAACGAGTGTGAATAGGAAAAACAAACCTCTCGAAAGAGAACGTTTGTGCTTTAAAGTAGAAATGTAGAGCTGAACCAAGTAGTCCATTTGTTAATTAGTTGATTGACAACTAACTAATTGACAACTTTGGAAAATAAAAGGCCAAAATGTGCAGGTTCCAGCCCCTAAAATGTGCATAATGTCTATGTTTTGTTGTCTTATATGATAGTTAATTGAATATCATTGTGTTTAGAACAGTTTTTCAgagaatgaatgcattttcAAGACTTAGCTTTAAGCTTCGAGAACTTGTAATGGCCATTTTTCAAAAATGGCTGTCCCTTTAAAAGACCAAATAAAGAATTGATTAATCGATAAAGTATTCAGCAGATTCCcataccctaaccttaaccatcacaactaaatgcctaaccgtAACCCTTACCTTCACCATAACCATATTGAACCATATCcataatcctaaaaccaagtcttaaccctcaaaccccccccccacacacacacacacacacacacacacacacacacacacacagcttctctGACCCTCATATCGGTGCGGGTAATAAAGCCTTTGCCCTCCACATCGCAGGTCTGGAAGAACTCCTTGGTCTTGTCCAGAAGGGCGATTTGACCCCAGTCTGAGCGCCTCCTCCCTGGGCTCAGGCCGAAGCCGTTCACCTTGCCTTCTTCCTCCATGTCTGGGATTCTTTAAGGAGCAGCACGGTGTGGTCGTTGCATGTAGTTCAGTTGCAGTCAGGAGTGGAATTAGACATCAGGCCTCTCCTCACTGGCCCTGTAGCCTGTGCTCTGGGGTTCTTAAAGTCGCCATGACGACAGAGACAGGAAGTAGCATCAGATGTTGAGATCACTGATAACTTGTTGTGGCtaatacacacactcaaaactGGTTGCAGGTcctgtgagacagagaggaaacagTACAAATGCACTTCTTAGCTATTTGAGAAAACTAGTGGGAAAATGTCTGCTTACACAAGTGATCAGAACATTATTGCAACAGTACCACATTTTTTACTATACAGTAGTTCCCTTTTCTAATAAGCCAGGAACAAGTACCTCACAAAGGTATGTAAACACAGTGTAAAGGATTATCTTAATACCCAGCCATACAGAACACATGACAGTATAATGCCTGCAAGACTGCAGGAGCCAAGAGGCAGAGTCACAGCTAAAAATCAGAGCTATTATGTATCGCCCAACAGTGGTTTCTTGTTTTGTCATCACAACTTCATGATGACTCAAACTAGGTTTTAAAGTACTGTCTTATTTGCAGTTAAGAGCCAGGGTACAGTTTGTAGAAATATGATAAGCagatacatggttttaaagTCAAGACATGGGAACTAACCTCTTGTGAGGGAAGATGTTGGGTTGCAGCTTTGCAGCAAACAAAAGGTGATGTTTAAAAGCTGTAAATTAGACATTAAATACATTACATTCCTCTTAGTATCCTCAAAGGACTTTTTGAACACCAATACATTCTCCTATATGCACAGGCCTCAATGCTGTTACCCTTTgcagtatattactgtaaaaaaaagttagaatCTTCTAAATATGCAGTATGAAAGACAAGGAACGCATTGGGTCTTTCTTTACAACAAACAAAACTTGTGGCAAATGCTTTCTTCTCCCAATCTTCCTACTTTAACCAGATACAGTTTTAACTTACTTAAAATGAACTACAAATGGCTTGAAtgtctttctttaaataaaccaGCAACAGAAGGAGAGGTCTTACCTTTTACAAATGATAAGCACAAGAAAGTGAAGCCTTTTTCCGCTCTCAGTATCAACAGAGCAGCGGCCGCGCTCTGTGTTTAGGAAGTCTCGCCTCACAGATGAATGTTAGAGAAGTCATTCTGCAACCATGTGATGTCATGAGGAAGCAGCCGGAGGCTTTGGCAGCCTGCGTTCACATATTGCTCccacagtgagagagagggttGCAGGGTCAACTCTCTTTACGCGGGCTATGTGTTTGCGACATGTTTATATCGCCTGTATCTATGACGACAGACTAGTATATTGAATGTCAATGTGTTATTGAAAAGAGGTTTTTATTAGGAACAAAAAAGCATTAGGTTTTGGCGTTAGCAAAGTTGAATTAGAAAATGTATGTCATTTTTAAGGGGTTTATAAAAGCAAAATGAGTTGACTACTGATGCTACCTTACTGACTACTGAATGATTGTTTTGTGTCATGGTAATGAGCTAAAACTGAAAAAGTGTTGGCCATGTGAAATTAACAGCTCTTTACAGGAAGCTAAAACATTTATTGATTCAAAAATATCTTACATGAGTATGTTTTCACATCTCTTCATGTCTTACATTGCCATCTGGTGGTCTGAGATTAACATGAGCCACAAAATGTGCTATTCTGGGGCGAAATACCGGAAAAGAAAACCTGCAATACAGAAGTAAAGAGACAATCTGGTTTGAGATTACCACTCGACGTATAAAGCACCACTGAAGAGAGTGTGAAAAGCACAATCCTGAATGTCCTCAGGTCATcttttaaaactgttttttttttaacaccacAGTCAAACAAAGTGAAGgtccagtctttttttttattacagctCTGACTTTGGAGTCATTTCCCAGTTCCTTGGGTGATCTTTTGAAGCAAATACTCCATTTGGAGATTGAGATTGGGCTGTCCTTTCTTGGTCTTTTTGCTCAGCATCTGAAATGTCTCCAGCTTTTTCTGTTTGTACTTCTGAATGGCTTCTTCTCTCTGCTTGTTGTTCTTAATGTATTCCTGGGATTTCACaaacaataaatgcaaaaaGAACAAGACAACCGGTCAGTAGAAAGTCAGACTGTAATTTGAtgtctcaaaaaactaaaactgtgaactaatgttgttcttttttttttctcttcatgggTAATAGTTAACAATAAACATTTAAGAGAAAcacctctttcttctttttccgtTTTTCTGTGACTGATTCAAATTCCTCTTTTGTCTTCTGGTAGGATGTCTTCTTTAGCATTTTCTTCCTCATGCGGTTGCTCAATGGAAGACTAGAAGAGAATATTATGAAGGAAGTATTACTCTGCATTCCCCaatatatatgaaaatattaacagtagaagaataaaacaaatactGAGAATGCACTCCAGTTTAGACAGAGTTTATGTTTTCACTTAAAGTGACAGATTTCTGTCCGTAGATTGCAAACATGTATAGTGTTCTAGGAGACCTTAGAAACTCAGTGGATGATCAAGTAAAAGAATGCATTGTTGTCAATCATACAAAGCAATGATGAGCATCTAACACATGATGATACATATAtagaatcagaaaaggatttgctgccaagtaagtaacacttacaGGACATGTGcttggtggttggtgcatacataaacaaacatattaagcatttatatgaaataaacaataaattagagctgggcaatatatcgatattatatcgatatcgtgatatgaggctagatattgtcttagattttgtaatatcataatatggcataagtgtttcctggttttaaaggctgcattacagtaaagtgatgtcattttctgaacttaccagactgttgtaactgttctattatttacctttacccacttagtcattatatccacattactgatgattatttatcaaaaatctcattgtgaaaatattttgtgaaagcaccaatagtcaacactacaatatcgttgaggtatcgatattgagctatttggtcaaaaatattgcaatatttgattttctccatatcgcccagccctacaataAATACAGGAACATATATACAAATtagttataatataataacatatatacagtatacagcctCTTTCTTTTAGgggcctacattacccacaatgcaacttgtcCGCCAACAATTCAGTCAGAGTTTTGGGTGAGTTATACTAATGTAGCTTCGAATAACGTTAGCTGGCCTCAAGGACAGATGAGGAGcaggctacagaggtctgttACGCTTTCTTATTTCACATCTTTAGATTTGTCATTTTCAAACTGTGTCATCAGACACAACCAacgctgactcaagtgacatcacttgagacAATTTATCAGATTTACCCAGCTCCTTCTGGAGTCATGAAAAAGCTTTAAACAACTTATTCACATATGCAGTAGTACTCCCTGAGACCTGCGAACAGACTTGATGTTTAGATGTGTGCAGATCCCCTTTAAAAtcctacattttaaaaggcccacgcattaaaatatgttcaaacCAGGTTCCACAAATCATCTCCCATGTGCAATACTTAGGGTAATGGGCACTTCTTCACCTTCAATGTAGTTTTAGGTAGTAATGGAACTTCTCTATTTCTTCATACAATCACAATGATCACTTAAAGTCACTTTGTTTTAGAGCTGCGAGTCCAGAATGTTTTCTCACCTGTCTTTCTCAGAGGCTGCTGTTAGTTCAGGGTTCCCAGTTATAGAATCTGTCTGCTCAGATCCACCGGTAACTTCTGGATCAGcatcatcagcatcatcatcatcgttgTCATCTATCTCTTCTCCCTTCTCCTGCCCTTTCATTCTCAGCTTACTCCTGTTCAATCTATTGGTCCAGGCCTCGTTCTTCAGTTTCTCTGCCTCGGCCACGTATAGATGCCTGAGGTGTTCTGGGTACTCCTCCTTGTACAGCGCTTTGGACTCAGggttctttttcttctccttccgCAGCAGCTTGTTGTACTCATGTTGGACTTTTTGCTTCCTCTTTAAAGCAAACCCCTGACCTGAGGACAGAAGACAAAGGCATTCCATGCTATATTaagttgacacttttttttaaatgaagggaTGCTTGATGGCCATTTGTCTGCCTAATTTACTATAAGACTAGAGATATTGAGCAAAACACCTAAAAAGATTTAAGCTCTCTTTAAATGCAGCTGGGTGAATGAACCAAACTCCTATCAATGATCTAAGTATTGTTTAGCACACTTACCTTCCTTAACACTGCCTTCGTATACTTTGTGCTCGGGGACccatttcctctttttcttgACACCCTGTGCGTTATTTTTGGATTTCTTCCAGTTGCCATCTTTCGCGGTGAACTTCTTATTCTTCATTTTTTGATCTGTCGGTGCCATTTCAGTTAAATCTTGCCAGGAAAAGTGAAATGTTTACAACTCTCACTCGTGGTTCAGGCTGTTTGGGCTGCGTGCCATTTCCTGACAGACGCAGTGTGATGACGCGTAGACTCCAACGCAGACATGAAAATCGACTATGGAGCAATTTCGATTAAACGTGTTTACATTTCGAGCGATTCGTTATAAACGAGGACATTTTTAAAGTCATGTCATCGTGGACAATTATACACATCAACCGGTGTCTTAATAACTGGACGAACTGCTTGAATTGATAacttaaaatttatttttgaatcGGGTTAATAATCAGATAAAGATATGTTATAAAATATATAGTAAATATTCACAATGAGCCGCTAAGTGTGTCTAAAAATCCGCATTTTGGCACAGCCTAAATGCCTCCCGTTGTATGTATGCTAACGTatattttatgaaaaataaatacattattgaaaaatcATCGAACAGTATTTTTCGACTGCTTATGTCTAGACGTACATCAGCAGTGTGGACGACTTCTTATATGTACATGCTTCACTCGGGCCTTCTTTGGAGAGCTGTTTAATATGTTATCCTCCTCATACAGCCTCACAGAAATTCAACGTCGAATCGATGAAGTTCAGCGCTTTCTGTCTATAACTCTGAGCATCGCCAATGCTCACACGGTGGAGTTTTACACCCAGGACGTGTGGAACCGCTTCATGGCCGTGCTACCTGAGGAGGTCCTGTCAACACTCGGCCCGGCTAGTGACCAGCAGAGGGAGCCAGGACACAAAGCAAAAGGTCATTACAGTTCTTCAGCCGCcttagaaattaaataaaagaaaaatataaatataactgGCATCAATAGATAGATGAAGTGGTTCTTGTCAGTCTGTTGTTttgatataaatacatttattttaaaaaagaaaggaaaaaaaaaaggtgttgaACTAACGgctttagtttattttattaatgGTGACCAAATGATACAATGCTTTATAGATGAGTTAGAAACCATCAGTTAGAACAACTTATTAGTTGCCACATGTCGTGAAAAAGCCTCTTGACAGTGCGGACGGCATGACCACAGCTTCTAGtattgagggaattactgtaattgttggggctttgtaaattatagagtgtggtctagacctactctatctgtaacgTGTCTCGatataacttttgttatgatttgatactgtaaataaaattgaattgaattgaatagtaaAAGATTGCGGAGAACCTGGACCAAAATCATTTTTATAACTAGCATTTATTAATGGAATGCCAACATTTATTACTGCATtattaccaaatgtaaagtgaAATATTCTTTTCAAAACCTGTTAGCCAAAAAAGTTGTTAGTGACATAATTTTCTTATCGCTTAAAAAAAGGGTCTGATTTAAAGTATCACCCAAATTAGAAAAAAGTTCAATTAAATCCATCATACATTATTACTTTATATAAGTCGCCCTGTTTTTGAGAACCTGAAGCAAACAGATTTTCATGGGGACTATTTCAATAGAAAGTTGTTTCAATGAAAACTGTTCACAGTCAACTGGGGCTCATCCATCTTGCTGTTAAATGTTTAGAATGTATTTTTTCAATGCCGAAAGAGCAACAAACACAATTGCATTCCCCTCCTTTGTATTGGGATGGCAGCATAAAACCTTAAGCGAgacaatatgtttgttttgtcatttaggtGAACTCACCCTTTATGGGATTTCATTCCTACCACGAACATCTGCTAAATTTGAAATTTGAATGTGTATAGTATCTACCATACACTCAgaacaaaatacacattttcactaagaagaaaaaaactgtttacaTGAAAATCCAAGCACAATTTTGTCCAACTTTACCcatatttctgtgtctgtctccataAACAGAGCAATCGAGGACCACATTCGGGTTTTGCAATGATACAAACCGGCTGGTTGATGTCTGTGAACTGTTGCAGGCGGCCAAAGCCCACTCTCTCCCTGGCCTTGGAGTCTGCATGAGCAGGGATGAGCTACTGCAGGCCCTCAGAGAGAACAGGTCAAAGTCTGGAGCTCCACCTGCAGAGATAGGTAGGGGAGAATGGACTGTCTGGTTCCATGCTGAGAGAAGGAATCCAGTAAAGAATTCTTCAGGGTTGTCCAGCTATCACGGAATTTATTTGAGGTCTTTGCAAAGGGGCATTGCTGGCAAAATTTACATGCTTTATAAAAAATTGTTCCGTCTAACCCAGGTGCTGAGCTGGAGACAGATGAGTTTATGAACTCTAAGAAATCTCATGAGGTCCAGTCCATGTCTGAGGTGGTGGCCTGTCTGGCCCAGCGCTGTGGAGTCAAACAGGTAGagtaacatttttaaagtttcaaACAGTGCCTCAAAGGCTCTGTTTAGGGGAGAGCTGAACCCTTGGACCCCAAACAAAGTTTATCTCTCTCAGTCTCCTTATCTCCTTCTGTCTTTTGTCTCCCACCCAGGTGATAGATGTAGGCTCGGGGAAGGGCTACCTGAGCTCCTTCCTGTCTCTGCAGTACGGCCTCCGGGTCTATGGCATCGACTCCTCCAGCACCAACACCCACGGAGCCCACGAGAGGAACAGGAAGCTAAAGAAGTTCTCCAGGGTGTACCAGAAACGCAACAAGGCAGTTAGGGGACAGGGAGAGGCCGCCACACTTTCACCTCAGGTGGAGTTAGTAGAAATAAAGCCTGGAACGGATGGAGACAATGATGTTTTACATGGCGATGGAGCAGGAATTGTGtcacaggaggaggagaaggtgtTAATCGGCTCATCAGATGTCAACCCTGCAGCGGAAAGGCATTCAGAGCCCAACCCCGAAACAGACGAGCTCTTCCTCAGCGCCCTGTCACTGGATGTGCTACAGCCTACATCCCCCAGAGTTCCCCCGAGACAACTCAGCgctgaggagaggaagaggaggaagacggAGAACCTGGAGAGGAAAGCACAGGACAGAGCCGCCA
This window encodes:
- the ccdc59 gene encoding thyroid transcription factor 1-associated protein 26 homolog, producing MAPTDQKMKNKKFTAKDGNWKKSKNNAQGVKKKRKWVPEHKVYEGSVKEGQGFALKRKQKVQHEYNKLLRKEKKKNPESKALYKEEYPEHLRHLYVAEAEKLKNEAWTNRLNRSKLRMKGQEKGEEIDDNDDDDADDADPEVTGGSEQTDSITGNPELTAASEKDSLPLSNRMRKKMLKKTSYQKTKEEFESVTEKRKKKKEEYIKNNKQREEAIQKYKQKKLETFQMLSKKTKKGQPNLNLQMEYLLQKITQGTGK
- the mettl25 gene encoding putative methyltransferase-like protein 25; the encoded protein is MLSSSYSLTEIQRRIDEVQRFLSITLSIANAHTVEFYTQDVWNRFMAVLPEEVLSTLGPASDQQREPGHKAKEQSRTTFGFCNDTNRLVDVCELLQAAKAHSLPGLGVCMSRDELLQALRENRSKSGAPPAEIGAELETDEFMNSKKSHEVQSMSEVVACLAQRCGVKQVIDVGSGKGYLSSFLSLQYGLRVYGIDSSSTNTHGAHERNRKLKKFSRVYQKRNKAVRGQGEAATLSPQVELVEIKPGTDGDNDVLHGDGAGIVSQEEEKVLIGSSDVNPAAERHSEPNPETDELFLSALSLDVLQPTSPRVPPRQLSAEERKRRKTENLERKAQDRAASASVMFSPLTSYVTAETELRELINELEDAVMVGLHTCGDLAPSTLRMFVAKPELASVCSVGCCYHLLSEEFDPAGQECLPGVCGFPLSQYLRDRSWFCGRNARMSACLALERVSLGQGIQMESLFYRAVLHVILRDHYSSFKSEKRVGNVYSKAKSFVDYVRRALSRLELDETKLSDSDIQDYNDTYTPRRGEMHAFNMLKVTLAPCIEGLILLDRLCYLKEQEDLSFSALVQLFDPLLSPRCYAIIGLKSYGDRISC